tggtccagggtcacctCTAATGTGTAACAGTCTTTTATAaatcatgtaaataaaaaaaagtcaaacagccttgaaacaaaaaagaaatgcaaGATGTGGGCCTTGTAAGAAAATTATCTCATGTTTTATTCTCATttggttttaaaatgtttgattagAGAAACTTTCTATCTCTGCCTCCATAGCGTTAAGACCTAATTTATAGATGACAATGTCTTTTCCAGAGAATTCTTGCTTTCACAAGAAAACATATGTGAATGAtatgtgtaaataaatacatttgaatctaAATCCTTTTCAGATTCAGATCTCCACCAGTAACATGTCCGCCACATGTTAATGCCATAAGTGCTTAGAACTGCACTAATCCACATCTCCATCCAATGAATGCACATTCTTTCACCACtttcattatttagatttttctgaaaCCATGCCTTACCAAAGTCATACTcgtttattttagtaaaatcatGGAGTGTGCAgactttttcatgtattttaactTTTGGAAATATTTTTGTATGCGAAGAATTTACGTGATGACTTGAGGGAATCGTATTCATTCGTATAATAATACAGGACAACATTTAAAGGATCTCAGTAGTGATTTGCAGCTTTATAGGGTAAACCTAGTAGTTTTAGAACACTGCTTATAATTACACACCGTCACCAATAGGGGGCAGTATATGTTCATAAATTcggttttaaaaaagaaaaaaaaaatacaaattaaaaacgaaagttgtaaaatgtcatctataaaaaaattaattctgtcattgtttctaTTAGTTTCATAGCATACTTGAGCTAAAATTGCAACTTGCAATGTTAGGTTTTTCTACCAGGCTGAATGTAATTTACAGATGAAAAATTTACGAAGCCCTAATGAAGAATGACAAATTATTGTAACaatttggaatatatatttgtATCAATATATTGTTATAATAAAGATGAAAAGTGCAATGTTTTTGGCATACTGCACTTTACCAGATAAAAGAAACTAAATAAAGATAGtagcctaaataaataataattaatttattaacttataatacatttacagatattaaactgaACATGGACATTTATGCCTTATAAtataaagaagaaagaaaataaaacgttTATATATCCAAACATGACAAAGtgttataaaagaaaatacagataATCAAGATCTGGTAGGTCTggtacatataatttttttttacatgctgccATAATGTTTCTAATATACTCATAACAACGTTTAATAATGATTTAGCAGAAGAGATTCTGTCCGATCCGCTTTCGATGTAGCTATTAAAATTGACTGATACAGTGTCCTGTAAATTACACCATAACATATTGTTCAAGGAGACCACACATTTTGACttgattaaatatatactttatttttttcattttatagctAGACATATCAAAAACTATCCCTTGATTACATTGTattgttacagtatttttatgGAACCAGTTTTCATGTAGGCCCGTCATCTGGCAGGTTTTGGATTTTTTTGTCTAATGTCCTACAAGCTTGACTATGCTAATAAAATGTTTGTAGGCTTATATGATAACGACGCTAATAACTGGGGGGGAAGTCAAAGATGATGTGTTTTATTTCTTATGATCCAAGTTCCACCAGGCTGGCCGTCATTGTGTTGAGAAGGCCGTCGTGCATGGAGAAGTGGTGGTGGCTCTGAGTGTCTGAACCACTGACGGGGATGATGGAGGCGCTGGGGCCGGGCGGAGGGGCGAAGCTGTGCAGGGGTGGCAGACCTGAGCTGGAGGGCATGAGGATGGCTGGGCTCATGGAGGTGTGATCCGGGGTCATTGCAGGAGATTTGTCGTCCTCTGAACTTTCACAGAGAGACTGGTTTTCATTCACGTGAGAGGTCAGTGGGTTGTGGCCGTTTGGATTTGCACCATCGTTTTCTCTGTTGGAGCAGATCATTCACATTCATTAGAGGGCCAGCAAAAACAACAACCACCGCTTAGTGATGGACATATACAAACACCTGAACTGCGCATGACTAAATGTGGCAGATAAAAACCAATACTTTTATTTCTCTTCATTAGGAGTACATTATAGGCCTTAAAGCAAATAAGTTTAAAGCAAAAGCTATGTTTATATGAATCATTTTTATGTTCATGAACTTTACATTTACAGCAATTATATACATTAATCATATCTTAGGTAAAACCCTTCTTCAGCTCCGATCATTTTAAGTGATCTGAgactataatatttatatattttttcaaaatatttacacaaataCTCAAGATTTTTATAATACTgtgaataatattaatacttttgtgtttagtttaacttgtatttatttatttttggttatttttgtGTGGTCAAAGAATGACTTTAGTGTCActcattaattatatataaaaaataaaaaaaaactcctgcATCAATTGCAGTGATACTGATGTTGtcaaattaaacacatttataaaatgtattatttgcagaaatgcttttttttaaagcccAGTTGTTTTAAAATCTTTGACATTCAGATtgttctacaataattattttatttattttatgtatttattttacccaCAAGTAGTATACACCAGTGAatgaaactatttttatttatttatgtattttttccttaattaattttgtattttattatcattaatattttagATGGCTTCGGTCATTTTGGTGAGCATTCCTCTACGGAAAGATTGCTTGTTTAAAGTCTTGAGAGTAGGCTAATGGTGTTCTTCCTACCTTTCCTTCACTTCTGCTGCACGGTCCCTCTGCCTCCTGTTCTTGAACCAGTTGCTGACCTGCGTTGTGGTGAGGCCCGTGGCCTCGGCCAGTTCTCTTTTCTCTCTCGGGGAAGGGTACGGGTTGTGAGTGTACCACTCTTTAAGCACACACCGGCTCTTCTCCTTAAAACAGTAGCTGGTTTCCTCTCCATCCCAGATGGAGCGAGGCAGCGGGAACTTTCTGCGCACGCGGTATTTTCCCACAGCGCCCAGAGGA
This portion of the Carassius gibelio isolate Cgi1373 ecotype wild population from Czech Republic chromosome A12, carGib1.2-hapl.c, whole genome shotgun sequence genome encodes:
- the six2b gene encoding homeobox protein SIX2b; amino-acid sequence: MSMPPTFGFTQEQVACVCEVLQQGGSIERLGRFLWSLPACEHLHKNESVLKAKAVVAFHRGNFRELYKVLESHQFSPHNHPKLQQLWLKAHYIEAEKLRGRPLGAVGKYRVRRKFPLPRSIWDGEETSYCFKEKSRCVLKEWYTHNPYPSPREKRELAEATGLTTTQVSNWFKNRRQRDRAAEVKERENDGANPNGHNPLTSHVNENQSLCESSEDDKSPAMTPDHTSMSPAILMPSSSGLPPLHSFAPPPGPSASIIPVSGSDTQSHHHFSMHDGLLNTMTASLVELGS